A window from Rhizosphaericola mali encodes these proteins:
- a CDS encoding RagB/SusD family nutrient uptake outer membrane protein, with product MQKLTINYLLFLLSGSLLVFSCNKQLDKTPESQLSDATFWKNPNDLKLACNALYSYLPGMESNGYDNRSDNAYGLAPNDISDGSRVVTGSNSDWSRSYAAIRIANNIIEKATNVTGNAAEINRYISEAKFFRAYFHFELTKRFGDVPLILRTFTDADTLMKAHRTNRNIVIDSALKDLTDAAPYLPTAQSLQNEDYGRISSGATIALKSVVALFEGSWAKYHEENTSYSNKYFDTVINASQQLISSGQYSLFNYSPKQDSSYFYLFQYAGDGATNSESIFVRLYGQNIFNSIASHRYTQNLDSGYTCATRSLMDAYLYKDGLPIGKTTYSTTQDSTMAEFTNRDPRLGMTVFNKDLWYISSDYQPTFSFTLTGYKTAKYFIPSDFGLNASYVDNIIIRYAEILLNYAEATYERNGSISDNVLNTTINLLRKRVNMPDLTNSFVSSNGLNMLDEIRRERRVEFALEGNHRYWDIIRWKIAENVLPLAVRGSKIFANEQSNIPSNPNLDENRYIIVQSAALRKFDPQKDYLTPLPTNDIGNDENLTQNLGW from the coding sequence ATGCAAAAGCTTACTATAAATTATTTACTATTTCTTTTATCTGGAAGTTTACTTGTTTTTTCTTGTAATAAACAATTAGATAAGACACCAGAATCTCAATTATCAGATGCTACTTTTTGGAAAAATCCAAATGATCTAAAATTAGCTTGTAATGCTTTGTATAGTTACCTACCAGGAATGGAAAGTAACGGCTACGATAATCGTTCAGATAATGCATATGGACTAGCACCAAATGACATCAGCGATGGCAGTCGGGTCGTTACCGGTTCTAACTCCGATTGGTCAAGATCCTACGCAGCTATTCGAATAGCAAATAATATTATCGAAAAAGCTACTAATGTTACAGGAAATGCTGCAGAAATTAATAGATATATTTCAGAAGCCAAATTTTTCAGAGCTTATTTTCATTTTGAGCTAACAAAAAGATTTGGAGATGTTCCTCTTATTCTCAGAACTTTCACTGACGCTGATACATTAATGAAAGCACATCGAACTAATAGAAATATTGTCATCGATTCCGCGCTAAAAGATCTTACTGACGCGGCACCATATTTACCAACAGCCCAAAGTTTGCAAAATGAAGACTATGGAAGAATTTCCTCAGGAGCTACCATTGCATTAAAATCTGTTGTCGCTTTATTTGAAGGTAGTTGGGCTAAATATCATGAAGAAAATACAAGCTATAGTAATAAATATTTTGACACAGTTATCAATGCATCCCAACAATTAATATCGAGTGGTCAATATAGTTTGTTTAATTATAGTCCAAAACAAGACAGTAGCTATTTTTACTTATTCCAATATGCGGGAGATGGCGCCACAAATTCAGAAAGTATTTTTGTGCGTCTATACGGACAAAACATTTTTAATAGTATCGCATCACACCGATATACTCAAAATCTTGATTCTGGCTACACATGTGCCACTAGGAGTTTAATGGATGCGTATTTATATAAAGATGGATTGCCAATAGGCAAAACAACTTATAGCACAACACAGGATTCAACAATGGCAGAATTTACCAATCGAGATCCTCGACTAGGAATGACGGTATTTAATAAAGACCTTTGGTATATAAGTTCGGACTACCAACCCACATTTTCATTCACATTAACGGGATACAAAACTGCAAAATATTTCATCCCAAGTGATTTTGGGTTAAATGCCAGTTATGTCGATAATATTATTATTCGTTATGCGGAGATTTTATTAAACTATGCAGAAGCTACCTACGAACGCAACGGTTCTATTTCAGATAATGTTTTAAATACAACCATAAATCTGCTCAGAAAAAGAGTCAATATGCCGGATTTAACAAATAGCTTCGTCAGTAGTAATGGACTAAATATGTTGGATGAAATAAGAAGAGAACGTAGAGTTGAATTTGCTTTGGAAGGTAATCATCGCTATTGGGATATTATCCGTTGGAAAATTGCTGAAAATGTACTTCCATTAGCCGTTAGAGGATCGAAAATATTTGCAAATGAACAATCCAATATTCCGAGTAATCCCAATTTGGATGAAAATAGATATATCATAGTCCAATCCGCAGCATTAAGAAAGTTCGATCCTCAAAAGGATTATCTAACTCCACTCCCAACCAATGATATCGGCAACGATGAGAATCTCACACAAAATCTAGGTTGGTAA
- a CDS encoding TonB-dependent receptor domain-containing protein, whose amino-acid sequence MLSPNNRLRFGFFVIAFFVIGILHAQKAKVSGRILDESNHPVVGATVIFQPSNVKVQSDIDGYFVATMNAGKYNVTITSVGYATQNLNDFEVKLRGNDDLPVVLQTKVDNLENVTVKSSSARKETVNALIQFQKNTNTVASVISAEAIRRSPDRNTGEVLRRTPGVSLLDGKFLVVRGLADRYNQAMLNGILLTSTEPDRKTFSFDIIPAQMLDNIIINKAFVPEMPGEWAGGLIQVNTKDIPNKNFFNIQIGTGANAQSFGKDFYKQKSGGLDWLGIDNGYHSTPSGYTTKNQFRLLSAAQKNEIGKNMNDDWMARIGKGSQNIILQANGGFTGTLFGKKIGGVFGLNYYRNNSITQMINQDNVVDGNGGFGTPNNSWMDNRYNQLTTLGGLVGLSMQLNNKNKISLKSLINVNTNSYTIYRKGIDYDRGGTEAGEDGYGEENSFKQNTFFTTQLLGEHAIIDPLKLKWYGSFSILDAYSPDQRRYMYYRPAGTDNPYELSIGSGYDIRSSNRLFQSLSDYIYTAGGDLSYNFNMLGNKQTVKGGYMLQVKDRLYDATMFIYQLVGDNASLRQMNPDQAFASSNLGTNPGQLEFSILPNSDLRYMANTILNAGYVQFDNQFTDKLRVVWGVRMENYDQLVGSNKTWSNKFNHTKKTDFLPGLNATYKLNNLTNLRLSASQTVIRPELRELASLALYDFELNASVSGNPALVRTKITNLDLRYELYQRAGELFTLGAFYKHFKNPIEQQMEQGGQNLTFRNTDKANSYGAELELRKKLDFVNALRHFTFQGNTAYIYSRVKDASRNINRQMVGQSPYLVNMSLMYDLEEKGFSTTLMYNQIGKRIYMLGDLDMAGGRPDVWEATRPVLDLQVAQKVWKQKGEFRLSASNILNNTLKFYQNADDKSSYKKGTDPLRFSRKYGTNFNLTFNYNL is encoded by the coding sequence ATGCTTTCTCCCAATAACCGTCTTCGGTTCGGATTTTTTGTAATTGCTTTTTTTGTAATTGGTATTCTTCATGCCCAAAAAGCAAAAGTATCAGGTAGGATATTAGACGAAAGTAATCATCCAGTTGTTGGTGCAACTGTTATTTTTCAGCCAAGTAACGTAAAAGTACAATCTGATATAGATGGTTACTTTGTTGCGACAATGAATGCTGGTAAATACAATGTAACTATAACGTCGGTTGGTTATGCAACTCAAAATTTGAATGATTTTGAAGTTAAACTACGAGGCAATGATGATCTGCCAGTCGTATTGCAAACTAAAGTAGACAATCTCGAAAATGTAACAGTAAAGTCCTCTTCTGCTAGGAAAGAGACTGTAAACGCATTAATTCAATTTCAAAAAAATACCAATACAGTAGCTTCTGTTATTTCAGCTGAGGCAATTAGACGTTCACCTGATAGAAATACAGGTGAAGTCCTAAGACGCACACCAGGTGTAAGTTTGCTGGATGGAAAATTTTTAGTAGTTAGAGGGCTCGCCGATCGTTACAATCAAGCGATGTTAAATGGCATATTGTTAACCTCAACAGAACCAGATCGTAAAACATTTTCATTTGATATTATTCCTGCACAGATGTTGGATAATATCATCATCAATAAAGCTTTCGTGCCGGAGATGCCTGGTGAATGGGCAGGCGGTTTAATCCAAGTAAATACCAAAGATATTCCCAATAAAAACTTTTTCAATATTCAAATAGGTACTGGGGCAAATGCACAATCATTTGGTAAGGATTTTTATAAGCAAAAGTCTGGTGGATTAGATTGGTTGGGAATCGATAATGGCTATCATAGTACACCAAGCGGATATACAACTAAAAATCAATTTAGATTATTAAGTGCTGCGCAAAAAAATGAGATTGGTAAAAACATGAATGATGATTGGATGGCGCGTATTGGTAAAGGCTCTCAGAATATTATTCTTCAAGCAAATGGTGGATTTACAGGTACATTATTTGGAAAAAAAATAGGCGGAGTTTTTGGGCTTAACTATTATAGGAACAATAGTATTACCCAAATGATTAATCAAGACAACGTCGTTGATGGCAACGGTGGTTTTGGTACACCGAATAATTCATGGATGGATAATCGTTATAACCAATTGACTACGCTTGGAGGATTGGTTGGGCTATCCATGCAGTTGAATAATAAAAATAAAATTTCCCTCAAATCATTAATTAATGTCAATACAAATAGTTATACGATATATCGTAAAGGTATTGACTATGATAGAGGTGGTACTGAAGCTGGAGAAGATGGATATGGTGAAGAAAATTCATTTAAACAAAATACTTTCTTTACCACCCAATTATTAGGCGAACATGCTATAATTGATCCATTAAAATTAAAATGGTATGGTTCCTTTAGTATTTTAGATGCGTATAGTCCTGATCAACGTAGATACATGTACTATCGTCCCGCAGGTACAGATAATCCTTATGAATTAAGTATTGGGTCTGGATATGATATCAGAAGTAGTAATAGATTATTCCAAAGTTTGAGTGATTATATCTATACTGCAGGAGGTGATCTTTCCTATAACTTCAACATGTTGGGTAATAAGCAAACTGTAAAAGGTGGCTATATGTTACAAGTAAAGGATCGCTTATATGATGCGACGATGTTTATTTATCAGTTGGTTGGAGACAATGCTTCATTGCGCCAAATGAATCCTGATCAAGCATTTGCTTCTTCCAATTTAGGGACAAATCCTGGGCAACTAGAATTTTCAATTTTGCCAAATAGTGATTTGCGATATATGGCAAATACCATTTTAAATGCGGGCTATGTACAATTTGATAATCAGTTTACAGATAAGTTGCGTGTTGTTTGGGGCGTAAGGATGGAAAACTATGATCAATTGGTTGGTTCAAATAAAACTTGGTCTAATAAATTTAATCATACTAAAAAGACCGATTTCTTACCAGGATTAAATGCGACGTATAAATTAAATAATCTGACTAATTTGAGATTGTCTGCCTCTCAAACGGTGATTCGCCCAGAGTTAAGAGAATTGGCAAGTTTGGCATTATACGATTTTGAACTAAATGCAAGTGTAAGTGGTAATCCTGCTTTGGTAAGAACCAAAATTACCAATTTGGATTTAAGATATGAATTGTATCAAAGAGCTGGTGAATTGTTTACGCTGGGTGCATTTTACAAGCATTTCAAAAATCCAATAGAGCAACAGATGGAGCAAGGTGGTCAAAATCTTACTTTTAGAAATACAGATAAAGCCAACTCTTATGGTGCGGAGTTGGAACTTAGAAAAAAATTAGATTTCGTAAATGCATTGCGCCACTTTACTTTTCAAGGAAATACGGCATATATCTATAGTCGTGTAAAAGATGCATCTCGGAATATTAATCGTCAAATGGTCGGTCAATCTCCTTATCTAGTGAATATGTCTTTAATGTATGATCTGGAAGAAAAAGGTTTCTCAACTACCTTAATGTACAATCAAATAGGAAAAAGAATTTATATGTTAGGTGATTTGGATATGGCTGGAGGTCGTCCAGATGTATGGGAAGCAACAAGGCCTGTGTTAGATCTACAAGTAGCTCAAAAAGTCTGGAAACAAAAAGGCGAATTTAGACTGAGTGCTTCTAATATTTTGAATAATACACTCAAGTTTTACCAAAATGCGGATGATAAATCCTCTTATAAAAAAGGAACTGATCCTTTACGTTTTTCAAGAAAATACGGAACCAATTTTAATCTAACATTCAACTATAATTTATAA